Proteins from a single region of Bremerella sp. JC817:
- a CDS encoding recombinase family protein has translation MSDKIESRHRQRKAILYVRQSSSFQVQHNEESRKLQYAMQQRLYELGWEQVEVIDEDLGRSAAGGVVRSGFERMVADVCLGNVGAVAAREVSRFARNSRKWQKLVEFCRVVDTLLIDQETVYAPRQSNDCLLFGFKGSLNEYELDLLRQRSVEARYEKAKRGELIVSAPVGYLKTGTVRAGGVRLEKDPNARVREAIELVFSKCFELGSVRQALMWWIEQGLQFPVRNDQGELAWKRPTYSMFYHLVTHPAYGGAYAYGRTNHKPHYRDGSLSRKSRRKPLDEWIALIPDHHEGYLAWDDFQRLQEIIKSNNLHQGKGAARGGSALLAGLLHRRCCARKLVVTYTGTYHDAPRYCCYRGHLDNGEKKCISLGGVPVDRAVLQQICHVLAPAAIEASVLAHQQQSEQRDEVLRALERDLESARYEATRAQRQFDAVDPDNRLVAEELERRWNAALTRIGDIAIRIRQHHQQH, from the coding sequence ATGAGCGATAAAATCGAATCCCGACATCGTCAACGCAAGGCGATTCTCTACGTGCGGCAATCGTCCAGCTTTCAGGTACAGCACAATGAAGAGAGCCGCAAGCTTCAGTATGCCATGCAGCAGCGATTATATGAATTGGGCTGGGAGCAGGTCGAGGTCATCGACGAAGACCTGGGACGCAGCGCCGCTGGTGGCGTGGTCCGCAGTGGTTTTGAACGAATGGTCGCAGACGTGTGCTTGGGCAATGTCGGAGCCGTGGCAGCGCGAGAAGTGTCGCGATTTGCCCGGAACAGTCGCAAATGGCAGAAGTTGGTTGAGTTCTGTCGCGTCGTCGATACGCTATTAATTGATCAAGAGACCGTTTACGCGCCGAGACAAAGCAACGACTGCCTGCTCTTCGGCTTCAAAGGGAGCTTGAACGAATACGAACTCGATCTGTTGCGTCAGCGGTCGGTTGAAGCTCGCTATGAAAAGGCAAAACGTGGTGAGTTGATCGTATCGGCTCCAGTGGGTTACTTAAAGACGGGAACGGTACGGGCCGGTGGCGTGCGATTGGAAAAAGATCCCAACGCCCGAGTCCGTGAAGCGATCGAACTGGTATTTTCCAAATGTTTCGAGCTAGGCAGTGTGCGGCAGGCTTTGATGTGGTGGATCGAGCAAGGCTTACAGTTCCCAGTACGCAATGATCAGGGAGAGTTGGCCTGGAAACGTCCGACTTATTCGATGTTTTATCACCTGGTGACTCATCCGGCATACGGCGGGGCGTATGCCTACGGTCGCACGAATCACAAGCCTCACTATCGAGACGGTAGCTTGTCGCGCAAGTCGCGGCGAAAACCGCTAGATGAGTGGATCGCTTTGATTCCCGATCATCACGAAGGTTATCTTGCCTGGGATGACTTTCAACGCCTGCAAGAGATCATCAAATCGAACAACCTGCACCAAGGGAAAGGGGCTGCCCGTGGCGGATCGGCACTCCTGGCTGGCTTGCTGCATCGTCGTTGCTGTGCCCGTAAACTCGTGGTCACCTACACGGGAACCTATCACGACGCGCCGCGTTATTGCTGTTACCGTGGCCACTTGGATAATGGGGAGAAGAAATGCATTTCACTTGGCGGCGTGCCCGTGGATCGCGCCGTATTACAACAGATTTGCCATGTCCTGGCACCTGCCGCAATTGAGGCTTCCGTGCTCGCCCATCAACAACAGTCCGAACAACGTGACGAAGTGCTGCGTGCCCTAGAACGTGACCTGGAGTCAGCACGCTACGAAGCCACACGGGCTCAACGTCAATTTGATGCGGTTGATCCTGACAATCGCTTGGTTGCCGAAGAATTAGAACGGCGTTGGAACGCGGCGCTTACTCGGATAGGCGATATCGCAATTCGCATCCGCCAGCATCATCAACAACACTAA
- a CDS encoding transposase codes for MNKMRKRRSPEQIVKALQEGEAMLAAGKSSAEVYQALAISEATWMRWKKQFGGMKSDEAKRLRELQVENQRLKELLAEAAAFPRRRRGTRNSVWIPPTQWIVSTTS; via the coding sequence ATGAACAAGATGCGTAAACGACGTAGTCCTGAGCAGATCGTGAAGGCCCTGCAAGAGGGCGAAGCCATGCTGGCGGCCGGTAAGTCTTCGGCCGAAGTGTATCAGGCCCTCGCGATCAGCGAGGCGACCTGGATGCGGTGGAAGAAGCAGTTCGGCGGGATGAAGTCGGACGAAGCGAAGCGGCTGCGTGAGCTGCAAGTAGAGAACCAGCGACTGAAGGAGTTGCTGGCTGAAGCGGCAGCCTTTCCGCGACGACGGCGGGGCACTCGTAACTCGGTATGGATTCCTCCGACCCAGTGGATCGTCAGCACGACTTCGTGA